Proteins from a genomic interval of Kribbella aluminosa:
- a CDS encoding MATE family efflux transporter, with protein sequence MRPRRSLFGDQDQEILRLAVPAFFALVSEPLMLLADSAIVGHLGTPQLAALGVAGTILQTLVGVCVFLAYGTTSAVARRIGAGDHKGALAQGIDGLWLALLLGVVLALLGTALAPQAIGAFDPSPEVAGYAVTYLRISCFGIPSMLLLLAATGVLRGLQDTRTPMVVAITANLANIGLNVLLVYGVHLNIAGSALGTALAQTGAGIALAVVVVRGARRDGAKLRPDRPGILASAQMGVPLIVRTLTLRAAIILLTFVATALGTTSVAAHQVAFTLWSFLALALDAIAIAAQALTGRALGAGDVAGTRAITRRMMWWGLFSGLIGGLALWGLRAVYVPWFTSDPDVRRTLAAVLIVAALWQPVNGVVFVLDGVLIGAGDGRYLAMAGVVALVLYVPLALAVLWAGGGIVALWWAFGGYMLLRFLTLTTRERRESWLVTGAVR encoded by the coding sequence GTGAGGCCGCGGCGGAGTCTGTTCGGCGATCAGGACCAGGAGATCCTGCGCCTCGCGGTCCCGGCGTTCTTCGCGCTGGTGTCCGAGCCGCTGATGCTGCTCGCCGACTCGGCGATCGTCGGCCATCTCGGTACGCCGCAGCTCGCCGCGCTCGGGGTCGCCGGGACGATCCTGCAGACCCTGGTCGGGGTCTGCGTCTTCCTCGCGTACGGCACCACGTCCGCGGTCGCGCGGCGGATCGGCGCCGGCGATCACAAGGGCGCGCTCGCCCAGGGCATCGACGGGCTCTGGCTGGCGTTGCTGCTCGGCGTCGTACTCGCGTTGCTCGGTACGGCGCTCGCACCGCAGGCCATCGGCGCGTTCGACCCGTCGCCCGAGGTCGCCGGCTACGCGGTGACGTACCTGCGGATCTCCTGCTTCGGCATCCCGTCGATGCTGCTCCTGCTCGCCGCCACCGGCGTACTGCGTGGTCTGCAGGACACCAGGACTCCGATGGTCGTGGCGATCACGGCCAACCTCGCGAACATCGGGCTGAACGTCCTCCTCGTGTACGGCGTACACCTGAACATCGCCGGCTCCGCCCTCGGTACGGCGCTCGCGCAGACCGGCGCCGGGATCGCGCTGGCCGTCGTCGTGGTCCGCGGCGCCCGGCGGGACGGCGCCAAGCTCCGGCCGGACCGCCCCGGCATCCTGGCCTCGGCGCAGATGGGCGTACCGCTGATCGTCCGGACGCTCACGCTCCGGGCGGCGATCATCCTGCTCACGTTCGTCGCGACCGCCCTCGGTACGACGTCCGTCGCGGCGCATCAGGTGGCGTTCACGCTCTGGTCGTTCCTCGCGCTCGCCCTGGACGCGATCGCGATCGCCGCGCAGGCGCTCACCGGCCGTGCGCTCGGCGCCGGCGACGTCGCCGGGACCCGGGCGATCACCCGCCGGATGATGTGGTGGGGCCTGTTCTCCGGGCTGATCGGCGGCCTTGCGCTCTGGGGGCTGCGGGCCGTCTACGTCCCGTGGTTCACCTCGGATCCCGACGTACGCCGGACGCTGGCGGCCGTCCTGATCGTGGCCGCGCTGTGGCAGCCGGTGAACGGGGTCGTGTTCGTGCTGGACGGCGTACTGATCGGTGCCGGGGACGGGCGCTACCTGGCGATGGCAGGCGTGGTGGCGCTCGTGCTGTACGTACCGCTGGCGCTGGCGGTGCTCTGGGCGGGCGGTGGGATCGTCGCGCTGTGGTGGGCGTTCGGCGGGTACATGTTGCTCCGGTTCCTCACTCTGACGACGCGGGAGCGCCGGGAGAGCTGGCTGGTCACGGGAGCTGTCCGCTGA
- a CDS encoding YrdB family protein, giving the protein MWKAANLLLAFLVEILALGVFARWGWDTGGTTVTRVLLAVGLPLVAAVLWGLFAAPTAARGQVPRWIVKVLVFGLAGAALWSMGHPLLGIVFVVVVAANLAIIHTQKLQP; this is encoded by the coding sequence ATGTGGAAGGCAGCGAACCTGCTGCTCGCCTTCCTCGTCGAAATCCTCGCCCTGGGCGTCTTCGCCCGCTGGGGCTGGGACACCGGCGGTACGACGGTGACGCGCGTGCTGCTCGCCGTCGGGCTGCCGCTCGTGGCCGCCGTCCTCTGGGGCCTGTTCGCGGCACCGACGGCAGCTCGCGGACAGGTGCCGCGATGGATCGTGAAGGTGCTCGTCTTCGGACTCGCGGGTGCCGCCCTGTGGAGCATGGGCCACCCGCTGCTCGGCATCGTCTTCGTGGTGGTGGTCGCGGCGAACCTCGCGATCATCCACACCCAGAAGCTGCAGCCCTAG
- a CDS encoding DUF4913 domain-containing protein → MDGEQELFYPHVAEFVEDRLIYLYTRRLGQQFVWCPEWYRHAEALSRLDSIWRAWEHLRLDPATGMSVWWRDHADPHMMALLDPDGPFAACRNNQHTDYPIPPLPVQEPPAGLFFDQRQPNIRGV, encoded by the coding sequence GTGGATGGTGAGCAGGAGCTGTTCTATCCGCACGTCGCGGAGTTCGTCGAAGACCGGCTGATCTACCTCTACACGCGGCGGCTCGGGCAGCAGTTCGTCTGGTGCCCCGAGTGGTACCGGCACGCGGAGGCGCTGAGCCGGCTGGACTCGATCTGGCGTGCCTGGGAGCACCTGCGGCTGGACCCGGCGACCGGTATGTCGGTCTGGTGGCGCGACCACGCGGACCCGCACATGATGGCGTTGCTGGACCCGGACGGCCCGTTCGCCGCCTGCCGGAACAACCAGCACACCGACTATCCGATCCCGCCGCTGCCGGTGCAGGAGCCACCGGCCGGCCTGTTCTTCGACCAGCGCCAGCCGAACATCCGCGGCGTCTGA
- a CDS encoding type IV secretory system conjugative DNA transfer family protein — translation MADGKRSTGPGGISPEAIFIFVGLGALAVVVFVVWIALKVASLVNGTLPANNPFNAIVDLAKGNLSWSGAATGVLLVEVVVLLGLAGGAWWYFRNRQQSVGRVDRQASLMAKRSEIYKLTREGAQEKANQLGIADSGPGILIGRTVQDNLEVFGNWEDMHVDIWGPRTGKTTSRAVPAILDAPGCVIATSNKRDIVDATRGPRSEKGPLWVFDPQEVCEEPPNWWWNPLTYITDETKARELAEHFVASQRTIGAQTDAFFDAAGTDLLAGLLLAAAVAKRPITQVYSWLADQRNDEPERILRNTPGLQLSADALAGVINAPDKQRAGVYGTAQQSAQFLVNRKVTRWVVPNGPNDNRPQFNPHEFVRKGGTLYSLSKEGAGTAGPLVTALTVAVAEAAEQFARGCPLGRMPKPLVGVLDEAANVCRWKNLPDLYSHFGSRGIVLMTILQSWAQGQECWGDHGMEKLWGSANIRVYGGGGADPNFLDRLSKMVGEYDIQSNSVSYNEGKRGTSQQTQRHNIFDVSALAALPAGRAVVLSSGQPATLVKTVPWFTRPDAGAVKASLAKYDPGAATNIPASNNPWVASQQPALQQRGPERPVWEQNEGNTGGW, via the coding sequence ATGGCCGACGGCAAGCGGAGCACCGGCCCGGGCGGGATCTCGCCCGAGGCGATCTTCATCTTCGTGGGCCTGGGCGCGCTCGCGGTCGTGGTGTTCGTGGTGTGGATCGCGCTGAAGGTGGCGTCGCTGGTCAACGGCACGCTGCCGGCGAACAACCCGTTCAACGCGATCGTCGACCTTGCCAAGGGCAACCTGTCCTGGTCCGGCGCGGCGACCGGCGTCCTCCTGGTCGAGGTCGTGGTGCTGCTCGGCCTGGCCGGTGGCGCCTGGTGGTACTTCCGGAACCGGCAGCAGTCGGTCGGCCGGGTCGACCGGCAGGCGTCGCTGATGGCGAAGCGGTCGGAAATCTACAAGCTCACCCGCGAAGGCGCGCAGGAGAAGGCGAACCAGCTCGGCATCGCCGACTCGGGTCCGGGCATCCTGATCGGCCGGACCGTGCAGGACAACCTCGAGGTCTTCGGCAACTGGGAAGACATGCACGTCGACATCTGGGGTCCCCGTACCGGTAAGACCACGTCGCGCGCGGTGCCGGCCATCCTGGACGCGCCCGGCTGCGTGATCGCCACCTCCAACAAGCGGGACATCGTCGACGCCACCCGCGGCCCCCGGTCGGAGAAGGGCCCGCTGTGGGTGTTCGACCCGCAGGAGGTCTGCGAGGAGCCGCCGAACTGGTGGTGGAACCCGCTGACGTACATCACCGACGAGACCAAGGCGCGCGAGCTCGCCGAGCACTTCGTCGCCTCGCAGCGCACGATCGGCGCGCAGACCGACGCGTTCTTCGACGCCGCCGGTACCGACCTGCTGGCCGGCCTGCTGCTCGCCGCCGCGGTGGCGAAGCGGCCGATCACCCAGGTCTACAGCTGGCTGGCCGACCAGCGGAACGACGAGCCCGAGCGGATCCTGCGCAACACCCCGGGCCTGCAGCTGTCCGCGGACGCGCTGGCCGGTGTCATCAACGCGCCGGACAAGCAGCGCGCCGGTGTCTACGGTACGGCGCAGCAGAGCGCCCAGTTCCTGGTCAACCGCAAGGTCACTCGCTGGGTGGTCCCGAACGGCCCGAACGACAACCGCCCCCAGTTCAACCCGCACGAGTTCGTCCGCAAGGGCGGCACGCTGTACAGCCTCTCCAAGGAAGGCGCCGGTACGGCGGGCCCGCTGGTCACCGCGCTGACCGTCGCCGTCGCCGAGGCCGCCGAGCAGTTCGCCCGCGGCTGCCCGCTGGGGCGGATGCCGAAGCCGCTGGTCGGCGTACTGGACGAGGCCGCGAACGTCTGCCGCTGGAAGAACCTCCCGGACCTGTACTCGCACTTCGGCTCCCGCGGCATCGTGCTGATGACGATCCTGCAGTCCTGGGCGCAGGGCCAGGAGTGCTGGGGCGACCACGGCATGGAGAAGCTCTGGGGCTCGGCCAACATCCGTGTGTACGGCGGTGGCGGCGCGGACCCGAACTTCCTCGACCGGCTGAGCAAGATGGTCGGCGAGTACGACATCCAGTCCAACTCGGTGTCGTACAACGAGGGCAAGCGCGGTACCAGCCAGCAGACCCAGCGGCACAACATCTTCGACGTGTCCGCGCTCGCCGCACTGCCGGCCGGGCGGGCCGTCGTCCTGTCGTCGGGTCAGCCGGCCACGCTGGTGAAGACCGTCCCGTGGTTCACCCGGCCGGACGCCGGCGCGGTGAAGGCGTCGCTGGCGAAGTACGATCCCGGAGCGGCGACGAACATCCCGGCGAGCAACAACCCGTGGGTGGCGTCGCAGCAGCCGGCGCTCCAGCAGCGCGGCCCGGAGCGCCCGGTCTGGGAGCAGAACGAGGGGAACACCGGTGGATGGTGA
- a CDS encoding LAGLIDADG family homing endonuclease: MSEKKQKKPVDPTRRGRRPMPRGWPGPGGGYSTYLQAPQEWRGTTVQVCGMWPFGAGTGSPMVGVPIGRNILSGATMCCDPISWFMRAKLISNPSMFVLGKPGLGKALDVDTPIPTPDGTRRMADLQPGDFVFGADGLPTAIVAVSEVMTDRECWELTFSSGETIVADAEHLWVTETVEDRRRAWVERNVPRKRLPAGTDLELSAVDAARASLGAEPVSVRDLTRTLGWNGTTRESSVYRWAGALAPVRSRGSRDWYDPAALVAVVSAALRRTKNDQRNRTPEKEPLTTAEVAETLVAGGKANHAVRVMPGLVLSEASLPLAPYVLGAWLGDGHSAAPRLTTVDQGIVDRIRAAGIECEPNGPMVYRLTIPGTYRQKGTGLTEVLRRLGVLGDKHIPTSYLRASDGQRRELLAGLLDTDGTVSPAGGQVQYTSTCRWLAEDVLELIASLGYRPTLRESRAMLNGKDCGPKWTVGFTTTDEVFGLRRKHEVHAERTVGQPARTSRRYIVSARRVASRPVRCVQVANPDGLYLAGRTFITTHNSTITRRMALGLAGYGVQPLVLGDLKPDYKDLIQALGGQVIQLGRGRGHLNVLDPGESRQAALRLTGKAREAIQADAHGRRQTMVSALIAIMRNQNPNDREETILDEALKVLDERFQGTPVLRDLLQVIQDAPDRVRNVALDRGSLDRYRQITEGLEASLIGLVGGGRLGEIFSEQTDNPMQMDRPVVFDVSNVDDSETSLQAAVLLACWSYGFGAVAVSQALADAGLEPRRHYFVILDELWRVLRAGSGLVDRVDALTRLNRQRGVGMAMISHTMSDLLALQNPEDRMKAKGFVERSGMVVLGGLPRAEMDNLTEVVAMSQEEQNMLIGWQDPPAWDPATGKEAAPPGRGNFLVKVGGRPGIPVHVGLTTVEREINDTNKLWTTGQSGVPQVVEVAPDGTQEVVGEYRMDDPSMLPPPDPTTRVNARTGVDE, from the coding sequence GTGAGCGAAAAGAAGCAGAAGAAGCCGGTCGACCCGACCCGCCGGGGCCGGCGGCCGATGCCGCGCGGCTGGCCGGGCCCGGGCGGCGGCTACTCGACGTACCTGCAGGCTCCGCAGGAGTGGCGTGGTACGACGGTCCAGGTCTGCGGGATGTGGCCGTTCGGGGCCGGCACCGGCAGCCCGATGGTCGGCGTACCGATCGGGCGGAACATCCTCTCCGGCGCGACCATGTGCTGCGACCCGATCAGCTGGTTCATGCGGGCCAAGCTGATCTCGAACCCGTCGATGTTCGTGCTCGGCAAGCCGGGCCTGGGCAAGGCGCTCGACGTCGACACACCGATCCCGACGCCCGACGGGACACGCCGGATGGCCGACCTGCAACCAGGCGACTTCGTGTTTGGTGCCGATGGTCTGCCGACGGCGATTGTCGCGGTGTCCGAAGTGATGACCGATCGCGAGTGCTGGGAGCTGACCTTCTCCAGCGGAGAGACGATCGTCGCCGATGCCGAACACCTGTGGGTGACTGAGACCGTCGAGGACCGCCGGCGAGCCTGGGTGGAGCGCAACGTGCCACGCAAGCGGTTGCCGGCGGGCACTGATCTGGAACTGTCCGCCGTCGATGCCGCCCGGGCGAGTCTCGGCGCCGAACCGGTCTCGGTCCGGGATCTGACCCGGACTCTCGGTTGGAACGGCACCACCCGCGAGAGCTCGGTCTACCGCTGGGCGGGTGCTCTGGCTCCGGTCCGGAGTCGAGGCAGCCGGGACTGGTACGACCCGGCGGCCCTGGTCGCCGTAGTGTCGGCGGCTCTCCGCAGGACGAAGAACGATCAGCGCAATCGCACGCCGGAGAAGGAACCCCTGACGACTGCGGAGGTCGCGGAGACCCTGGTTGCAGGTGGCAAGGCCAACCACGCGGTCCGAGTGATGCCGGGCCTCGTACTTTCCGAGGCAAGTCTTCCGCTTGCGCCGTATGTCCTTGGTGCTTGGCTCGGAGATGGACACAGTGCGGCACCACGGCTGACGACGGTCGATCAGGGCATCGTCGACCGGATCCGGGCCGCTGGTATCGAGTGCGAGCCGAATGGTCCGATGGTCTACCGGCTGACGATCCCGGGCACCTATCGGCAGAAGGGCACCGGTCTGACCGAGGTCCTGCGCCGGCTCGGCGTACTGGGTGACAAGCACATCCCGACGTCCTACCTGCGCGCATCGGACGGGCAGCGACGAGAGTTGCTCGCCGGTCTGCTTGACACAGACGGCACAGTCTCCCCGGCCGGCGGTCAGGTGCAATACACCTCGACCTGCCGGTGGCTGGCTGAGGATGTACTCGAGCTCATCGCGAGCCTGGGCTACCGGCCGACCCTTCGAGAGTCCCGGGCAATGCTGAATGGCAAGGACTGCGGCCCGAAGTGGACCGTCGGCTTCACGACGACGGACGAGGTGTTCGGCCTTCGTCGCAAGCATGAAGTGCACGCGGAGCGAACGGTCGGGCAGCCGGCTCGAACCTCACGGCGCTACATCGTGTCGGCCCGCCGGGTTGCCTCCCGGCCGGTCCGCTGCGTCCAGGTCGCCAACCCCGACGGCCTGTATCTGGCCGGGCGTACCTTCATCACCACCCACAATTCCACGATCACCCGGCGGATGGCGCTCGGCCTCGCCGGGTACGGCGTGCAGCCGCTGGTGCTCGGCGACCTGAAGCCGGACTACAAGGACCTGATCCAGGCCCTCGGTGGGCAGGTCATCCAGCTCGGCCGTGGCCGCGGCCACCTGAACGTGCTGGACCCGGGCGAGTCCCGGCAGGCCGCGCTCCGGCTGACCGGCAAGGCCCGGGAGGCGATCCAGGCCGACGCGCACGGCCGCCGGCAGACGATGGTCTCGGCGCTGATCGCGATCATGCGTAACCAGAACCCGAACGACCGCGAGGAGACCATCCTCGACGAGGCGCTCAAGGTCCTCGACGAGCGGTTCCAAGGTACGCCGGTGCTCCGCGACCTGCTGCAGGTCATCCAGGACGCCCCGGACCGGGTCCGCAACGTGGCCCTGGACCGCGGCAGCCTCGACCGCTACCGGCAGATCACCGAAGGCCTCGAGGCCTCGCTGATCGGTCTGGTCGGCGGTGGCCGGCTGGGCGAGATCTTCTCCGAGCAGACCGACAACCCGATGCAGATGGACCGTCCGGTGGTGTTCGACGTGTCCAACGTCGACGACTCCGAGACCAGCCTGCAGGCCGCCGTACTGCTGGCCTGCTGGTCGTACGGGTTCGGCGCGGTCGCGGTCTCGCAGGCGCTCGCCGACGCCGGGCTGGAGCCGCGGCGGCACTACTTCGTCATCCTCGACGAGCTGTGGCGGGTACTGCGGGCCGGCAGCGGCCTGGTCGACCGGGTCGACGCGCTGACCCGTCTGAACCGGCAGCGCGGTGTCGGGATGGCGATGATCTCGCACACCATGTCCGACCTGCTGGCCCTGCAGAACCCCGAGGACCGGATGAAGGCGAAGGGCTTCGTCGAGCGTTCCGGCATGGTGGTCCTCGGCGGTCTGCCGCGGGCCGAGATGGACAACCTGACCGAGGTCGTGGCGATGTCCCAGGAGGAGCAGAACATGCTCATCGGCTGGCAGGACCCGCCGGCCTGGGACCCCGCGACCGGCAAGGAGGCCGCACCTCCCGGCCGAGGCAACTTCCTGGTCAAGGTCGGTGGCCGCCCGGGCATCCCGGTGCACGTCGGTCTGACCACGGTCGAGCGCGAGATCAACGACACCAACAAGCTGTGGACGACCGGTCAGAGCGGCGTGCCGCAGGTGGTCGAGGTCGCACCGGACGGTACCCAGGAGGTCGTCGGGGAGTACCGGATGGACGATCCGTCGATGCTGCCGCCGCCGGACCCGACCACCCGGGTGAACGCCCGGACGGGAGTTGACGAGTAA
- a CDS encoding SCO6880 family protein yields the protein MAAAENVRRAPRTYGNWRQPASAGIAGLGMLGTGLLMGGLLAVVFATMAGGIQAALVTLLIVGVGLGLLVTKDKHGQSTLQRLSTYIGWQRAKMAKHNLYRSGPLGRTAWGKFQLPGLAAASQLSEYQDSYGRPFALLYYPSTRHFTVVINAEPDGASLVDEEQVDIWVAHWGQWLASLGHEPGIVAASVTVESAPDTGIRLRREVGSNMMDGTPPIARAMLTEVVQTYPEGSALVSARVALTFKGTDRSGKRRKEDDMGRELAARLPALTQSLNATGAGAARPVSAQELCEAIRIAYDPASASLIDEARGQGMPPELQWTDVGPAAAQAFWDKYRHDSAWSVTWQMSQAPRGEVFSSVLSQLVAPHADIDRKRVTLLYRPLDAGTAARMVEADKRNASFRATASSRPSARNLAEARAADRSAQEEARGAGLVNFGMVVTGTVMTAEQIPDMVAAVDNLGATARVLLRTAYGSQDSAFIAGLPLGVVIQSHLAVPAGLRESL from the coding sequence GTGGCAGCGGCTGAGAACGTACGACGCGCACCTCGCACCTACGGCAACTGGCGGCAGCCCGCTTCGGCGGGTATCGCCGGTTTGGGCATGCTCGGCACCGGCCTCCTGATGGGTGGCCTGCTGGCGGTGGTCTTCGCGACGATGGCCGGCGGTATCCAGGCCGCCCTCGTCACGTTGCTGATCGTCGGCGTGGGGCTCGGGCTCCTGGTCACCAAGGACAAGCACGGGCAGTCCACGCTGCAACGGCTTTCGACCTACATTGGATGGCAACGAGCAAAGATGGCTAAGCACAACCTTTACCGCTCCGGCCCGCTCGGCCGGACCGCCTGGGGCAAGTTCCAGCTCCCCGGCCTCGCCGCGGCCTCCCAATTGAGTGAGTACCAGGACTCGTACGGCCGGCCGTTCGCGCTGCTGTACTACCCGAGCACTCGGCACTTCACTGTCGTCATCAACGCCGAACCCGACGGTGCCTCGCTCGTCGACGAGGAGCAGGTCGACATCTGGGTGGCGCACTGGGGCCAGTGGCTGGCCTCCCTCGGCCACGAGCCGGGCATCGTCGCCGCGTCGGTGACGGTGGAGAGCGCGCCGGACACCGGCATCCGGCTTCGTCGCGAGGTCGGAAGCAACATGATGGACGGCACGCCACCGATCGCCCGCGCCATGCTCACCGAGGTCGTGCAGACGTACCCGGAGGGCTCCGCGCTGGTCTCGGCCCGGGTCGCACTGACCTTCAAGGGCACCGACCGGAGCGGCAAGCGCCGCAAGGAAGACGACATGGGCCGCGAGCTGGCGGCCCGGCTGCCCGCGCTCACCCAGAGCCTGAACGCCACCGGTGCGGGCGCCGCCCGGCCGGTCAGCGCCCAGGAGCTGTGCGAGGCGATCCGGATCGCGTACGACCCGGCGTCCGCCTCGCTGATCGACGAGGCCCGCGGGCAGGGTATGCCGCCCGAACTGCAATGGACCGACGTCGGCCCCGCCGCCGCGCAGGCGTTCTGGGACAAGTACCGGCACGACTCGGCCTGGTCCGTGACCTGGCAGATGTCGCAGGCGCCGCGTGGCGAGGTCTTCTCGTCGGTGCTGTCGCAGCTGGTCGCACCGCACGCGGACATCGACCGCAAGCGCGTCACGCTGCTCTACCGCCCGCTGGACGCCGGTACGGCGGCCCGGATGGTGGAGGCCGACAAGCGCAACGCGTCGTTCCGCGCTACCGCGTCCTCGCGGCCGTCGGCCCGTAACCTGGCCGAGGCCCGGGCCGCCGACCGGTCGGCGCAGGAGGAGGCCCGCGGTGCGGGTCTGGTGAACTTCGGCATGGTGGTGACCGGGACCGTGATGACCGCGGAGCAGATCCCGGACATGGTCGCCGCGGTCGACAACCTCGGCGCCACCGCTCGCGTCCTGCTGCGTACGGCGTACGGCTCGCAGGACTCCGCTTTCATCGCCGGGCTGCCGCTGGGTGTCGTGATCCAGAGCCACCTCGCGGTTCCGGCCGGGCTCCGGGAATCCCTATGA
- a CDS encoding type IV secretion system protein, with the protein MIALGCSWWPSDWKDCVTEGLKTAVEWAFGKFFDFIFQAIAKVVVAAVEAVMQAVGLLWIKIGTPDIAANTPALWIQGHTKFIMVFVASLAVIYGAMQMAFSHRGEPARDILRSLLTLVVVSVSATTFAGTLIAYADDFSSNIIDASLHAHHDNFAGKLAETMTNPLKSPAEQFGWLLVIFVGILMVITSIIQLGLMLVRYAMLILLVGVLPITAAATNTEMGMAWFKKAVSWLVAFIIYKPVAALIYATAFYLMGAPDVPNAGPGTSQTLKIIMGITMMIVAVVALPALLRFVSPKAS; encoded by the coding sequence GTGATCGCGCTCGGATGTTCGTGGTGGCCCTCCGACTGGAAGGACTGCGTCACCGAAGGCCTGAAGACGGCGGTCGAGTGGGCGTTCGGCAAGTTCTTCGACTTCATCTTCCAGGCGATCGCGAAGGTCGTGGTGGCCGCGGTCGAGGCGGTCATGCAGGCCGTCGGCCTGCTCTGGATCAAGATCGGTACCCCGGACATCGCCGCGAACACGCCGGCCCTCTGGATCCAGGGACACACCAAGTTCATCATGGTGTTCGTCGCCTCGCTCGCGGTGATCTACGGCGCGATGCAGATGGCGTTCTCGCACCGCGGTGAGCCGGCCCGCGACATTCTTCGTTCGCTGCTCACCTTGGTCGTGGTGTCGGTGAGTGCGACGACATTCGCCGGCACGCTGATCGCGTACGCGGACGACTTCTCCTCCAACATCATCGATGCGTCGCTGCACGCGCACCACGACAACTTCGCCGGCAAACTCGCCGAGACGATGACGAATCCGCTGAAGAGTCCGGCCGAGCAGTTCGGCTGGCTGCTGGTGATCTTCGTCGGCATCCTGATGGTGATCACCTCGATCATCCAGCTGGGCCTGATGCTCGTGCGGTACGCGATGCTGATCCTGCTGGTCGGTGTGCTACCGATCACCGCCGCGGCGACCAACACCGAGATGGGGATGGCGTGGTTCAAGAAGGCCGTCTCCTGGCTGGTCGCGTTCATCATCTACAAACCGGTCGCGGCGCTGATCTACGCCACCGCGTTCTACCTGATGGGCGCGCCCGATGTGCCCAATGCGGGGCCGGGAACATCGCAGACCCTGAAGATCATCATGGGCATCACGATGATGATCGTGGCAGTCGTCGCACTGCCGGCCCTGCTCCGATTCGTCTCGCCGAAGGCGTCCTGA
- a CDS encoding TrbC/VirB2 family protein has product MMLAHHLITELPNVLPQDAPPGVEGPLKQVLGWVKWLAYGVCTLGILIAGGMMAVGQRRGEGGEHAARLGWVLAACIVIGAATALTQALGGW; this is encoded by the coding sequence ATGATGTTGGCACACCACCTGATCACGGAGCTCCCGAACGTGCTCCCCCAGGATGCGCCGCCCGGAGTCGAGGGACCCCTGAAGCAGGTTCTGGGCTGGGTGAAGTGGCTCGCGTACGGCGTCTGCACGCTCGGCATCCTGATCGCCGGCGGCATGATGGCCGTCGGTCAGCGCCGCGGTGAGGGTGGCGAGCACGCCGCCCGGCTCGGATGGGTGCTGGCCGCCTGCATCGTCATCGGCGCTGCCACCGCCCTGACCCAGGCCCTGGGAGGCTGGTAG
- a CDS encoding DUF6668 family protein: MTQNPWTREQSPGPQQQASVAPGPQPDITPRGPSAPQHGVPAPAEDQRLPKFAIPAADTLWWVGVHGGAGETTMSVLLPGTRAASHRWPIPPPPVPTPVILVARTHGSGLRAAQRAAIEWASGVVQGVAVLGLVLIADAPGRLPRVLDDFADIVGGGVPRVWDIPWIEEWRRGEGPTPDNTPDEVFEVLESIYALRASNPADYPAPY; the protein is encoded by the coding sequence ATGACGCAGAACCCGTGGACACGAGAGCAGTCTCCGGGTCCACAACAGCAGGCGTCGGTGGCCCCGGGACCTCAGCCGGACATCACCCCGCGGGGGCCGTCCGCCCCGCAGCACGGGGTGCCGGCGCCCGCGGAGGATCAGCGCTTGCCCAAGTTCGCGATTCCGGCTGCGGACACGTTGTGGTGGGTCGGAGTGCACGGCGGCGCCGGCGAGACCACGATGTCCGTGCTGCTTCCGGGGACCCGGGCGGCCAGCCACCGTTGGCCGATCCCGCCACCGCCGGTGCCGACACCGGTGATCCTGGTGGCCCGGACCCACGGGTCCGGTCTGCGAGCCGCGCAGCGAGCCGCGATCGAGTGGGCCTCGGGAGTCGTTCAGGGCGTCGCCGTGCTCGGCCTCGTGCTGATCGCGGACGCCCCGGGCCGGCTGCCCCGAGTGCTCGACGACTTCGCCGACATCGTCGGCGGAGGTGTCCCGAGGGTCTGGGACATTCCTTGGATCGAGGAGTGGCGTCGAGGGGAGGGTCCCACGCCTGACAACACCCCCGACGAGGTCTTCGAAGTACTTGAATCCATCTACGCACTTCGCGCGTCAAACCCAGCGGACTACCCCGCCCCGTACTGA
- the rplI gene encoding 50S ribosomal protein L9 has translation MKLILSQEVEGLGAPGDIVEVKDGYGRNYLVPRGLAIGWTRGAEKQIQTIKRARDARAIQGKEHASEVKNQLEQLAVTLAVKAGDTGRLFGSVTPSDIAGAIKAAGGPLVEKRAIAIGSPIKTTGKHQVAVQLHPEVAATVRLEVAAG, from the coding sequence ATGAAGCTCATCCTGTCTCAGGAGGTCGAGGGCCTCGGAGCCCCCGGCGACATCGTCGAGGTCAAGGACGGCTACGGCCGGAACTACCTCGTTCCGCGCGGCCTGGCCATCGGCTGGACCCGCGGTGCCGAGAAGCAGATCCAGACGATCAAGCGGGCGCGTGACGCCCGGGCGATCCAGGGCAAGGAGCACGCGAGCGAGGTCAAGAACCAGCTCGAGCAACTTGCCGTGACGCTGGCGGTCAAGGCGGGTGACACCGGCCGGCTGTTCGGTTCGGTCACCCCGTCCGACATCGCCGGTGCGATCAAGGCCGCCGGCGGCCCGCTGGTCGAGAAGCGGGCGATCGCGATCGGCTCGCCGATCAAGACCACCGGCAAGCACCAGGTCGCCGTCCAGCTGCACCCGGAGGTGGCCGCCACAGTCCGCCTCGAGGTCGCAGCCGGCTGA